A region from the Silene latifolia isolate original U9 population chromosome 7, ASM4854445v1, whole genome shotgun sequence genome encodes:
- the LOC141591056 gene encoding vignain-like, with product MSFNKCILLVSLAMAMVIGLSEAFDYEPSDLESEESLWGLYERWRSHHTVSRDLDDKQRRFNVFRENVNYVHTVNQMDKPYKLKLNKFADLTTHEFRSLYAGSKISHHRMLEGHRPSTESFLYAKVDQVPASVDWRLKGAVVPIKDQGQCGSCWAFSTVVAVEGINQIKTGKLISLSEQQLVDCDTTQNQGCNGGLMTSAFDFIKRKHGITTEDIYPYTARDGRCKVKTNALKVTIDGHELVPENDEDALLKAVANQPVSVAIDAGGQDFQFYSEGVFTGSCGTELDHGVAVVGYGATVDGTKYWIVRNSWGQGWGEKGYIRMQRGVPAKEGLCGIAMEASYPIKNDITRDEL from the exons ATGAGTTTTAACAAATGCATATTGCTTGTTTCTCTAGCTATGGCAATGGTCATAGGCCTCTCCGAGGCCTTTGATTACGAACCCTCGGATCTTGAATCCGAGGAGAGTCTATGGGGCTTGTACGAGAGGTGGCGTAGCCACCACACCGTATCAAGAGACCTCGACGACAAACAAAGAAGGTTCAATGTGTTCAGGGAGAACGTAAATTATGTCCATACGGTTAACCAAATGGACAAGCCTTACAAACTCAAGTTGAACAAGTTTGCTGACCTTACTACCCACGAGTTTCGGTCTCTCTATGCCGGATCCAAGATCAGCCATCACCGCATGCTTGAAGGCCACAGGCCTTCCACCGAGAGTTTCTTGTATGCAAAGGTTGATCAAGTCCCAGCCTCAGTTGATTGGAGGTTGAAGGGTGCTGTTGTCCCCATTAAGGACCAAGGCCAATGTG GGAGTTGTTGGGCATTCTCGACAGTGGTAGCAGTGGAGGGCATCAACCAAATTAAAACCGGGAAACTAATTTCCTTATCCGAGCAACAGCTTGTAGATTGTGACACCACACAAAACCAGGGTTGCAATGGAGGCCTCATGACTTCAGCTTTCGACTTCATCAAGAGGAAACACGGTATTACCACCGAGGATATCTACCCTTACACTGCCCGAGATGGAAGGTGCAAGGTTAAG ACGAACGCTCTAAAGGTTACCATTGATGGGCATGAGCTTGTTCCTGAGAACGACGAGGATGCTTTGCTTAAAGCTGTTGCTAACCAACCTGTATCCGTAGCTATTGATGCAGGGGGCCAAGATTTTCAGTTCTACTCTGAG GGAGTGTTCACCGGATCATGTGGCACAGAGTTGGACCATGGTGTCGCGGTGGTAGGATACGGAGCAACAGTAGATGGAACCAAGTACTGGATAGTGAGGAACTCATGGGGACAGGGATGGGGAGAGAAGGGTTACATAAGAATGCAACGTGGTGTTCCTGCTAAAGAAGGGTTATGTGGAATTGCCATGGAAGCCTCTTATCCAATCAAAAACGACATTACCCGAGATGAACTCTAA